One Salvia miltiorrhiza cultivar Shanhuang (shh) chromosome 6, IMPLAD_Smil_shh, whole genome shotgun sequence genomic window, CATCTGCCGAAAGAAGCTTTTCAAagcttaaattaataaaaacctATCTGAGGTCATGAATGTCACAAGAAAGGTTGAATGGTTTGGTAATTTTGGCTATTGAGAAAGATATGTTAGAACATATTAACATTGATGTAATTATTAATGATTTTACATCGCAAAAGCTTGAAGAAAACACTTTTTATGATATTGAcatttttgtatatatttattatataaatggCCTTTTATCTTATTTTGCCTAGGACCCCTAAAATGTCAGGAACGGGGCTGGAGACACCTAAtaagaatatatgtattgagaaaatagtttttttagagggttttaagaaagtagtaatataaatcaaaattcatttAGTTATATTTATGTGGTGTGATTTTAGCCTTTGTCATATATCTCAGAAATATCTCAAGTTTGGTGTTTCTTATATTTAGATCCTTAGTTTTATAAACTTTGTAAATTTTTGAGAGTTATGTGGTTGCTGAAGACTTTGGAAAATGTCATCATTAAGCTTTTTTTGAGAACAAATGTCTTGAGGATCTCTATAGCAAAGGCTGAATATTTAAATATGATATGTATTGTCTAGGATGTAAGTTACAGTTTTAGTAAAAAGTTGTTTCGGTTGGAGTTTTAGCAATGAAAAACTATTATTTTCTGCAAATTAGAAATATCGATCCATATCTATCTTTTAGGTCTGAAAGAAAAATTATCTAAATATAGGTATTTGAGTTtctatttgataataatatcTCAAGAGCAAATACTAATTATGATCAACTATGTACTCAACTTCCTTAAAATAGATTAAACATTTTAGTGGTATTTGAGTAtctatttgataataatattgCAGGGCCAAGTACTAATTATGATCAAATATGTCCTCATACTTAAATAAATTTAACATTTTAGTGTAATTTGATTAGGTGATTCATGCCACCATAATGTTGATAATAAATTGTATCAAAACAACATTTATTTTGTCGTATAAATATATAAGGATTTTAATGAATATTGGGAAAAAGATGAAGTCAATGAATATTTCTATTTAGAGAATATACAAAAATTATAACTCTAATATTTTAAATGTGAATGCGTGTGTGTTAGCGCGTATTCATAATTTTGTATTTAGATAGGTTAGGTAGATAACTaatcttattttttctatattatttagctttattttattttattttattacaagaGGGTATCCATTGCGATTTAGATTTGTAATGTTTATATCaaatttgtatttatatttataataagatAAAAAAGGAAACCTACGGCAGCATTAGACATAGTACATGAGTTGCAGGCAGCCTTTTCACAAACATAGCAGTAGCCGTCTTTCTGTTCTCACTTCACCCCAATCTACTAATTATAAAGATATCAATCCTTAATTAACCTAATTACAATAATAAGTCGCTCAATTTTTTACACTTCctgttaataaattaattttgtttctaAATATATGTTCTATTTCGaaaacctatagcaaaataatgcataatttatatattttacgcTTCTACtaatattgatatttttatatgtttgaattttcaatataataattataagtagaaaaaaaatgatcatttatatatatatatatatatatatatatatatatatatatatatatatatatatttcgacGGGTTGGAAGATTTTTAAAAGCCAAAGGGACCGTTTGCTATcataaattagtttcaatataGTTATTGACTTTAAATCCAATATAAATTGTAAAGAAGTTAATTAATAATGTGataatgtattaaaattattttcctaaCTATCATTTGCAGAGATGCATTCAAATGGGATATAGCGTCGAAGTTCATGGTGTAGCTGAAGAATTTTAATCGTTATTATGACATTAATGTGATAGAATAGAAATATAGGTCCAGTTTTAGGATTTAGAGTTTAGAGTGCAACTGaaatattagagagagaaaatcgaaaagagatgaattagaatgaaataaaatgaaaaaaaaaaatcataattgagttattttataataatgagTATTActtataagaaaataagaaaaaaaaaacatgacgtagaggaacttattatttttttaagcttATAACTTGCCTAAttttatagcttataagctttttaagagtttattttgtcaaacactttgaaagacCTTATAAGCCCttaaataacttataagttgtttagtaTTTAGAGGGTGTTTCGTTGAGCTTAGCTGtaatataaaaaacttaaatGCTAAAATGTATAAAATTTACATACTGTGCGTAGCACAGGTGCGACACTAGATATTTTAAAGGGACAGAGTAACATATACAAGCTTACAAGGAAAATATGAAAACAAAGtaacaaaacaaaatcaaatttatatgtatatttataataagataaaaaaaaaacctacgACAGCGTCAGACAGAGTATATGAGTTGCAGGTAACCTTTTCACAAACATAGCAGTAGCTGTCTTTCTGTTCTCACTTCACCCCAATCTACTAATTATAAAGATATCAATTTTCTACACTTCAtgttaagaaattaattttgtttctaAAATATATGTTCTATTTCGgaaacctatagcaaaataatgcataatttatatattttacccTTCtactaatattaatttttttatatattttaattttcaatataataattataagtagaaagataaaaatgatccattttttttatatatatatttcgacGGGTTGAAACATTTAAAAAAGGCAAAGGGAACTGTTCACTATcataaattagtttcaatataGTTATTGACTTTAACTCCAATATAAATTGTAAAGAAGTTAATTAATGATGTGATAgtgtattaaaattattttcctaaCTATCATTTGCAGTGATGAATTCAAATGGGATATAGCGTCGGGGTTCAGAGTATAGCTGAAGAATTTTAATCGTTAATATGACATTAATGTGATTGAATAGAAATATAGGCCCAGATTTAGGATTTAGAGTTTAGAGTGCAGCTGaaatattagagagagaaaatcgaaaagaaatgaattagaatgaaatcaaatgaaaaaaataaatcataattgagttattttataataatgatTATTAgttacaagaaaaaaaaaactgtcgTAGAGGGACTTATTTTTTAGAAGCTTATAACCTGCttaattttacagcttataagctctttaagagtttattttgccaaacactttgaaagacCTTATAAGCCCCTgaataacttataaattgtttaatatttataggGTATTTGGTTGAGCTCAGCTGTAATATAGAAAACTTAAATGCTAAAATGTATAAATTCACATACTGTGCGAAGTACAGGTGGTACGCACGGGTGGTTGAGCTTAACTGtaatataaaaaacttaaatattaaaatgtatgaaatttACATGCCGTGCGAAGCACGGGTGCACCACTAGTCAAACATAACTAGAAGAAGTGAAAATTAGAAATTtgaattgaaaataaaacataacaGTACTAGCAATACACAACAAATTGGCTGTCAACAACTTATCTCGATTGCCTCTGCTCTGCCCATATTATTAAAACAAAGTGATCCAACATCTTgtactatattattcatttatctcTGTAAGCAATAAAATCAAGCAGCGCCATCAATGGCGCCGCCCTCCCCCTTTCAAATCCAAGCAGCTGCTCCTGCGCTTCCCTCTTCAAATTCTCCGCCACCTCCCTGGACTTCTCCACTCCGATGAGTTTCGGATAGGTCGCCTTACCGGTGGCGACGTCCTTCCCCGCTGTCTTCCCCAGCTCCTCCGTCGATTTCGTCACATCCAGTACATCATCCACCACCTGAAACATCAGCCCCGCGCGCCTCGCGTATATCCTCACATTCCCGATCTCCTCCTCGCACGCGCCGCCTAGCACCGCCCCCgcaaccgccgccgcctccaccgccgccgccgtcttGTGCACGTGGATGTACTCCAATTTCTCCAATCCTACGtcatctccgccgccgccgcttcgCAGATCTACGACCTGCCCCGCCACCACCCCCTCGGCGCCAATCAGCCGCGCCACCTCGCCGATGACGCGGAGGGTTCTCTCCGCCGGCACGCCTTCGGTGGCGGTGGCGATATGCTCGAACGCGCTCGCAATGAGCGCGTACCTGCAATGACGGACACGAGGGGAGGGGAGGGGaggggattttatttatttatttatttaaatctataaaatcatcaaattaATAGTGAATTTTATTTTGCTTACCCAGCGAGGACCGCTGCTGGCTCCCCGAAGACCTTGTGGTTAGAGGGGCGGCCGCGGCGGAGGTCGTCGTCGTCCATGCAAGGGAGGTCGTCGTGGATCAGGGACATGGCGTGGATCATCTCCAGCGCGCAGGCCGATGGCATGGCCGCCGCGTCTTCGCCGCCGACGAGGCGGCACGCCGCCAGGCAGACGATGGGGCAGACGCGCTTGCCGCCGGAGAGGAGGGAGTAGCGCATCGCTTCGTGGAGCTTGGCCGGGTGGCGCAGCGGGAGCGCGGCGTCGAGCGCCGCGTTCACGGCGGCTATCTTTTCGAGCATGTATGCCTTGAAATCGAAGACTAGTTTTTGGTTTTGGTGGTGAGTTTGATTTGAAGTGAATCGGATTGGTGTGTGAAGCTTGTGAGTTAGTGGAGGAGGAAGCCATCTGCAAGAGTGAATCCATCTAAACTTGCGGAAAAAATTGGGGCAAAGATTCATTCTGTTGCTTTTTGGACAAAACTTTGTTTGAATTATTTGTAGAAATCGAAGACCTGGGCTGGGATGGGTCAAAAGGACATTTCTTTTAGGATTAGCCAAAATTTAATTGGTCCAACCCAATCCAAACCAGAATTCGTGCCTGCTACAATGGTTGGAGAACGTCCCCTCCTCCAAACATGTTAAAGAAGTCTTTGATAGCCTATATAATCcaagataaataaatacttttagTTTATATGAATATTTGATAAGCCATCCATATTATTCAATAGGATTGCCCGTGCTAGAAAAAAAGTCTAATCTTATTCTTCTATTCCACTTTGACAACTAATAAATATATCCTACCTCTtcaaattactccctccgtcccactagacttggcacttttgagttgggcacggagattaagaataaagggttaagagtgtaaagtaggtagggtccacttattttatgtgagtagagaaagtagggaccacatactattttaggaaagtgccaattctagtggaacaaacaaaaaatgtaagtgtgccaagtctagtgggacggagggagtatttaactCGGGCCACACTACAAAATTCTTTCTCCAATATACCCCTCAATTGGTTGAACAAGATTTTGGGTTTGGGGAGGTGGGGCTGAGTTCCCTTTCTTGTTCCGTTTGGCTGGGGGAGGGGGGAAGACGTCTCGTGTTCTGGTGATTTCgtattctacttttttttttgggaaggGAGTTGGGGGAAAGAGAGAGGGTTGCGTTCTAGCAGTGTGTTGTGCCAAGAATTTGCCCTGGCCGTGGGGGGAGGGGGCATCATGTTTTGCGATTGGGTGATTCTATTTGCCTCCGAGGTAGTGGAGGTTCGTGCGGTTGATCTCTACAAGAACTCCGGGGAGGGGGGCGCTCACCCGAAAACTTCAAGTTTTGCTCCAATAActtttgtttcaattttttggAGGTCGGGGAGGGGTGGTTCTGTGTAAGATTCTGTCTTCTTATTTGGGGAAACAGGCGGCCCTTAGGATGCCGGAAGGAGGGGATAACGGTGGTTCTAGACATAggtgatatatattttttagtttatttatttaaattttgtataagGTCAAACACCAGATTTTCAATACTCCATTTTCTTGATTTTATTAAGTTCACCATTTTCACACACAGATACCAAACACAACCTCAGAGTATGCATAATGGAGAGCCCCCCAATAGAGGTGGGCCTCATCTTACAGTCACCCCCGCTTAGGGGTGTCTCGTGCGGGTCAGAGACCCTATCTGAAAATTTcgggtacccgaccccgacTTTTTGGCGAAACTCCCACCTGATACCCGTCCCACCTCTAtcgtcgggtaccctaatactcGACGCGGGTACCCGGCGCGGATATTAAGGTACCCGCATACCCgcctatttttaattttttttttccgattaATTATATGCAGAGGCTATTGAAGTATTGATTCTCTCATATACAGTATATATATCAATATGGAATGGGATCAAAATCTAATTATTATACTACTTATTAAAGCTTTGaaactttttatatttatatattgatatatatactaggacataaatatataatctatttttattttttctcccaTATATATTGTGTTTTATCATATCATACATATTTTGTAGTATCCGCTCATCTCATAGGGACTaaacaaaacaataaattaaatttgcaacatatatatatatatatatatatatatatatatatatatatatataggggcgcgctccagtgagaccccctatttttcgtgtaacatgagtacaataaataagacatataatactaatgaacaaaacgtatatctaatgaacaagatgtatatactgatgaaaaataaaatttaaaaaaatcgtaatgaataagacatatatactgatgaacatggccgtatatactgatgaataacaaaatttaaaatattctgctccctccaggattcgaaccctgcgaaaaaaaatcaccctccagatacaatatcagccataagattgataaaataaacgcaccagattgtgccctagatctcactaaaattagggggtctcattggagcggccccctatatatatatatatatatatatatatatatagggagaggttcaaataagaaccactaataaaataagaacggagaaccattttaagccattcgatcatcaagatctacggtggatgcatcatcttggtggatggatgcaggtgctgggttcgaatcctgaagggagcaaaaaaattatttttttcggatgcattaaatttaatagcatatgcattaatttgtatagcagatgcagtaattttattggttcttatgttctcacgataattgtggttctcactataaccgcagcatatatatatatatatatagggtggggttaacatagaaaccccccctaagatgaaaactaggaactaATAACAACCATTGATTAAAAGGATATAGATGGTTGAGATCAAACTACTGTtgcacatttaattaaaattaaaagggtaggaatgtaaaacagaaattaaattaCTTCACGGTTCTCCACTTTCACTCTCACTTT contains:
- the LOC130988920 gene encoding geranylfarnesyl diphosphate synthase, chloroplastic-like produces the protein MNLCPNFFRKFRWIHSCRWLPPPLTHKLHTPIRFTSNQTHHQNQKLVFDFKAYMLEKIAAVNAALDAALPLRHPAKLHEAMRYSLLSGGKRVCPIVCLAACRLVGGEDAAAMPSACALEMIHAMSLIHDDLPCMDDDDLRRGRPSNHKVFGEPAAVLAGYALIASAFEHIATATEGVPAERTLRVIGEVARLIGAEGVVAGQVVDLRSGGGGDDVGLEKLEYIHVHKTAAAVEAAAVAGAVLGGACEEEIGNVRIYARRAGLMFQVVDDVLDVTKSTEELGKTAGKDVATGKATYPKLIGVEKSREVAENLKREAQEQLLGFERGRAAPLMALLDFIAYRDK